A single window of Streptomyces griseoviridis DNA harbors:
- a CDS encoding chorismate mutase, with amino-acid sequence MTLTTAEKTGARTPEAADVITGARERVDALDDRIIGLIQERMAVSAVIQDARIASGGRRVSLSREMEVLGHYSDALGRPGTPLAMTLLELCRGRI; translated from the coding sequence ATGACCCTCACCACAGCGGAGAAGACCGGCGCCCGCACCCCCGAGGCCGCCGATGTGATCACCGGCGCCCGGGAGCGCGTCGACGCCCTCGACGACCGGATCATCGGGCTGATCCAGGAGCGGATGGCGGTCTCGGCCGTGATCCAGGACGCGCGGATCGCCTCCGGTGGCCGGCGGGTCAGCCTGTCCCGCGAGATGGAGGTGCTCGGCCACTACAGCGACGCCCTCGGCAGGCCGGGCACCCCGCTCGCGATGACGCTGCTCGAGCTGTGCCGGGGTCGTATCTGA